One genomic window of uncultured delta proteobacterium includes the following:
- the clpX gene encoding ATPase and specificity subunit of ClpX-ClpP ATP-dependent serine protease (Evidence 2a : Function of homologous gene experimentally demonstrated in an other organism; PubMedId : 12912910, 14525985, 21369885, 7743994, 8226769, 8226770, 9573050, 9575205; Product type e : enzyme) produces MSDTDTKQGQEIRCSFCDKGEDAVRRLIAGPGNVSICDECIALCTEIIADQIKQEVREEGKLLTPQELSAKLDEYVIGQSNAKKALAVAVHNHYKRVFFSEALGNDVELEKSNILLIGPSGSGKTLLAKTLARTLNVPFAIADATTLTEAGYVGEDVENILVQLLQNADYDLESASKGIIYIDEIDKISRKGDSASITRDVSGEGVQQALLKIIEGTEANIPPKGGRKHPQQEYIRLDTSNILFILGGAFVGLDKIVEQRLRGRSLGFGAKISETKETSAILSEVHPNDLVKFGLIPEFVGRVPVVTYVDDLSEEDLIRVLTEPKNALVKQYQKLFSLDDVTLRFTQDALKAIAHLAIKRKTGARGLRNVMEHAMMDIMYSLPSRENVRECVVNAAVIEKGKEPLYIYDTDAQSETA; encoded by the coding sequence ATGAGCGATACAGATACCAAACAGGGCCAGGAGATACGCTGCTCCTTCTGTGACAAAGGCGAAGATGCCGTCCGCCGCCTCATCGCGGGGCCCGGCAACGTCTCCATTTGTGACGAGTGCATAGCCCTGTGCACGGAAATCATTGCGGACCAGATAAAACAGGAAGTGCGTGAGGAGGGCAAACTCCTCACCCCCCAGGAGCTGTCCGCGAAACTTGACGAATACGTCATCGGCCAGTCCAACGCCAAAAAAGCTCTGGCCGTTGCCGTGCATAACCATTACAAGCGCGTCTTTTTCAGCGAAGCCCTCGGCAATGACGTGGAGCTGGAAAAAAGCAACATCCTGCTTATCGGGCCTTCGGGCAGCGGCAAGACCTTGCTTGCCAAAACCCTTGCCCGCACGCTGAACGTGCCCTTTGCCATCGCCGACGCCACCACCCTGACGGAAGCCGGGTATGTGGGCGAAGATGTGGAAAATATCCTGGTGCAGCTCCTGCAGAATGCGGATTACGATCTTGAATCCGCCAGTAAGGGCATCATTTATATTGACGAAATCGATAAAATTTCCCGCAAGGGCGATTCCGCGTCCATCACCCGTGACGTCTCGGGGGAAGGGGTGCAGCAGGCCCTTTTGAAAATCATCGAAGGCACGGAAGCGAATATCCCGCCCAAAGGCGGCCGGAAGCACCCCCAGCAGGAATACATCCGCCTGGATACCTCCAATATCCTGTTCATCCTCGGCGGCGCCTTCGTCGGCCTTGATAAAATTGTGGAACAGCGGCTGCGCGGGCGCTCGCTCGGGTTCGGCGCCAAAATTTCCGAAACCAAGGAAACCAGCGCCATCCTCTCCGAAGTGCACCCCAACGATCTGGTGAAATTCGGCCTTATCCCCGAATTTGTCGGCCGTGTTCCGGTGGTCACGTATGTCGACGATCTCTCGGAAGAGGATCTTATCCGCGTGCTGACCGAACCCAAGAACGCTCTGGTGAAACAGTACCAGAAACTTTTCTCTCTGGATGACGTAACCTTGCGGTTCACGCAGGACGCTCTCAAAGCTATTGCCCATCTGGCGATAAAGCGTAAAACTGGAGCCAGAGGCTTGCGTAACGTCATGGAACACGCCATGATGGATATCATGTATTCCCTCCCCTCGCGTGAGAACGTGCGGGAGTGCGTTGTCAATGCCGCCGTGATAGAGAAAGGCAAGGAACCGCTCTACATTTACGACACCGACGCGCAGAGCGAAACCGCCTGA